TCCAGCGCGGCAAGCCGCTCGTCGTCGACCACGTAGATGCTCAGCGCGTCGCGAACGACCGCGCGCACCGCGGCGTCGATCGCTCGGCTGGACGCGCCCGCATCGATGCGCGCCCGCGTAAGCACCGGCCGGCCTCGAATCGACTCCGGGAAGTCGCACTCGTGCGAAATCCCGACCAGCTCATCGGCTGCGCCGAGGGCACAGACGATCTCGGTCGCCGACGGCAAAAGCGAGACGATGCGCATCACACGCCGCCCATCATGACTCTACGGACCGGTAAGCTTGCCCGAGCGCACGAGGACCGTGTCCCCGACGCTCACCGTCGTGTCCACGAAGAGGTCCCACCAACGCGGGCGGCCCGAGGTGACGTTGCCGCCCAACTCGGTGTTGTCGCCGAGCGCGAGCCGGACGACGCCCGACCCATAGCCGTAGTAAGGGATCCATGGGTTGCGCTCGGGAACGGCGAGCTCGGGATTGAAGCCGAGGGCGAACTCGCGGAACGCCTCACTGCCCGGGCCGCCCGAGCGCAGCGCCGCCTCCACGGCCTCGCGACCCGCGGCGGCTTCGATGCGTGTCACCCGGCCCTTCTCGAAATGGAGCTTGAGCCCTTCGACAGGACGCCCATCCCACTGCGTGACCGGGTAGGCGATGATACCGCTCACGGACTCCTCGAGCGGTGCGACGCGCAGCACACCGCAGGGCAGCTCGACTTCACGGTCGACCAACACCTTGGCCGTTCGCGCGCGGGCCGCCGAAGCGTCACCGTCCTGCAAATTCATCGGCCGGTCTCCCACGCGGAAGCGGAGGTCGGTTCCGAGCGGTGTCTTCACCCGCACCTCGCCCCGGCGCAACGCGGCCTCCACGCGCCGCTGGGCAGCACCGATGGCGGCGCAGTCCTCGCGCAGGACGGCGCGTTGGTAGACCGCGTCGATGAGGTGCTGCGGGGGGAGCGGCTGGCCGGCAATTGCAACCGCGCTGGGCTGTCCGCCGCCCTCCCAGTGAAAATGCACGGTGCGTCGCGCGCTGTTGCCTTGACGGAGCAGATCCTGGAGCGCCGCGTAGGCTGGGTGCTTGGGCGCGGCCCCCGCCAGCATGACGGCGGCGTCCACGTCGCGCAGCACACCTCGGAGCGCCTCGCGGGCCGGCGAGGTGCCGCGCTGGATGACCTGCGGGTCGAAGGCCTGCGGCAAGGGCTCGGCCAGCACCTCGAGGCAGCCGAGATCGACTCCGCCCGCTTTCATCACCGCATAGCGCAGGTGGGGCTCGAACTCGCGCTGGAAGCGATCGCCTGCACAGAGCGAAAGCACTCTCTCGCCCGGAACGAGTGCGAGATGCTGCACTACCCTTTCCGCCAAGGCGGGCCAATCGAGCGTGAGCTGCGCGATGGGTGCCGCGGCAGATACGGGTGGTCGTCCTGCGGTGTTTCCGGTGGACGAGACCATCAACAACGCAAATGCGAAAACAACTCTTGCCGGCGGGCAGTCGACAGGTAGGACCGATGAGCGCAATGCAGTGAACCCACCCTTCCGCATCATCGCGATCAGCCTAGCAAAGCGCGGCGCGTACCAACAGCCGTATCGCGCCGATCGCAGTGCTTGCTCAGCTTGCGAGCCGCGTCTCGAGCATGTCGATGAGCCCCTTCTGATCGTGATGAAGCAACCGTCGCGCTTCATCCTTCTCGACGAAACGCGCCTCGGCGACTTCGAAGTCGCGTGTCCGCCTGGGTTCCCCCTCCGGCGCGTGGCCGAAGAAGCAATGGATACGCTTCCTCGATTTCGTGTACTCGATGCATCCGAGCAG
This portion of the Deltaproteobacteria bacterium genome encodes:
- a CDS encoding NUDIX domain-containing protein, whose protein sequence is MKESAGTLLYRRRSGRFEVLIIKPGGFAARYGWSIPKGLVEPGEDPQAAARRETREETGLDPGPLELLGCIEYTKSRKRIHCFFGHAPEGEPRRTRDFEVAEARFVEKDEARRLLHHDQKGLIDMLETRLAS